ATGATATTACTGATGCTGCCATGGAAATTTTCTTAAAAAAAGGTTATGAAAATACTACAATGGAATCAATTGCTAAAAAGGCAGGTATAAGTAAGGGAGGATTATATCACTACTTTAAAAGTAAGGATATGGTATTAGTATTTGTTAACCAGAAGATAAGTGAAAAATTAGAGGAAATAGCACATGGATCAATGGAAATGCCGTCAGTTAAAGAAGGGCTGCTGTTTTATATAGAAAATTATCTCAGGTACTGGCTAGAACATCCTGTAGAAACTACTTTTCTCTTTCTGTCTATTACTAAAATTTTAGACAATTCTGAGCTCTTAAAGTATTATCAGCAGTTTACTGGGGATTATATGAATTATATGGAAGAAGCTTTTAAGATGGGAGTTGAAACAGGCGAATTTGTTTCACACGATGCAAGAACTAGTGCAGTTACATTAGTAGCAGCACTAGATGGAATTATATGCTACATGGTCCTTGATGAACAGCTGAATCTTGAAGAAGTGGTAAAA
This genomic window from Methanobacterium veterum contains:
- a CDS encoding TetR/AcrR family transcriptional regulator, giving the protein MTKKESKEKRINDITDAAMEIFLKKGYENTTMESIAKKAGISKGGLYHYFKSKDMVLVFVNQKISEKLEEIAHGSMEMPSVKEGLLFYIENYLRYWLEHPVETTFLFLSITKILDNSELLKYYQQFTGDYMNYMEEAFKMGVETGEFVSHDARTSAVTLVAALDGIICYMVLDEQLNLEEVVKRFEEKFIKPIEKGA